CATTACATTCACCATCCCCGACAAGAACAATTACTTTGTTTTTCTTTTTTTTAATCTTAAGGCCCAAAGCAATCCCTAATGCCGTAACAATACCATGCCCCAAGGAACCTGTAGAAGCCTCAACTCCAGGAACCTTGGTCATATCCGGATGCCCTCCTAAGATAGCCCCCAGTTTACTTTTATTATCTAAATCTTTTTGTGTAATAAAACCATGCTTCTCCAGGACAACATAAAGAGCTGCACAACCATGTCCTTTACTTAAAACAAAATAATCTCTCTCGCTCCAAGCAGGTTCTTTAGGGTCGAACTTAAGAACCGCCTTATACAAATGAGCAACTATATCGATAATAGAAAAAGCGCTAGGAATATGCCCTTCTCCTGCCTTATAAACCATATCAATTATTTTTTTCCTTAGGTACCTATTCATAATAAATTTATTAAAATCCTGGCACGGAATCCTTGCGGCTGATGAAAAGTGTCCCCTCCTTATACCCACAGGGCATTTCTTTAACGCCCCGCACAAGCTTCCAGTTATTTTTTTGTGAAAAAAGGTTTACGTTTAACTCTTTAAAATGTCTATATATTAAAGCTGCGTTTATTTCATTCTCAACCTCAACTAATGCATCCGTAGTCAGCCAATCCCCTCTTTTAGTACCCAAAAGAATTTCTTTCTCATGACCTTCAGCATCAAGTTTTATTAAATCTGCCCAGCCCATTATTGAAACAAAATCTATTGTAGAAACTGTAAATTTTTTGAGTTTGCCATAAGGGTGGGCTTTTGAACCAGCCAGATGACTGCCTGTAGTATTGCCAACCACCCTAATAAACTCGGAGTCGCCGATTTTATTAGAGACCGCACAGTTGAATACCTGGACATGTTTGCATTTATTTAAAGAAAGATTACGAATTATTATTTTAAAATGTTTAGGATCTGGTTCATACGACCGCACCCGATAACCACATTTATCCAAAATTATGGAATGTAATCCTAAATTGGCTCCAATGTCTAAAACATTACGGTACCTTTTACGATTACGCCAATAAAAACTAAATATTATAAGTTCGTCTAAATCAAACAAATTAAGCGAATCAATCGACCCCATCTTATGGTAAGGGAATATCAGCCTGCCAA
The DNA window shown above is from Candidatus Omnitrophota bacterium and carries:
- a CDS encoding FkbM family methyltransferase; this translates as MENSLILENLFLSLPLLKDYHQPSSQVHAFLKQIARLQVESISNNRKTIKEIFGPFGRLIFPYHKMGSIDSLNLFDLDELIIFSFYWRNRKRYRNVLDIGANLGLHSIILDKCGYRVRSYEPDPKHFKIIIRNLSLNKCKHVQVFNCAVSNKIGDSEFIRVVGNTTGSHLAGSKAHPYGKLKKFTVSTIDFVSIMGWADLIKLDAEGHEKEILLGTKRGDWLTTDALVEVENEINAALIYRHFKELNVNLFSQKNNWKLVRGVKEMPCGYKEGTLFISRKDSVPGF
- a CDS encoding transketolase; translation: MNRYLRKKIIDMVYKAGEGHIPSAFSIIDIVAHLYKAVLKFDPKEPAWSERDYFVLSKGHGCAALYVVLEKHGFITQKDLDNKSKLGAILGGHPDMTKVPGVEASTGSLGHGIVTALGIALGLKIKKKKNKVIVLVGDGECNEGTVWEVALVAAKLNLGNFCCIVDNNGSTAQVLPMSDFVKKWSSFGWEVHRINGHNDKAIEKVFKKIKFNFNSKPKVIIADTVKGKGVKFMETHGPWHYKVPNQEEVQLMYKELGV